The Prochlorococcus marinus str. MIT 9301 genome window below encodes:
- the cbiD gene encoding cobalt-precorrin-5B (C(1))-methyltransferase CbiD has product MKKGFSLPLWVAGAARSALKKLVGLSFENYELIKIPNEKKEIKIEIHSVGLLKDDSHALGITFAKSGLDLDITQNLEIWTIASLEKISFNNPVPTIPINIIAGSGVGIKEDTSEICISNFAKEVLHQNLLDIIPEGFNLKLEIIFPKGAFLAERTSNKSFGIVDGLSIIGTSAETYSSASPDQLEKAKVNLAKLIKNDFKGEVVFVIGENGLNLAKTYNINLPIIKIGNWIGPLLVEAAINKVKTVILFGYHGKLIKLAGGIFHTHNHLADARIEILVYLAVQEKVPPEKLFELSQLNNLEDALLLLERFNQSLADKLFQNLSNMIEKRSFTYVNRYVKTDMEIASIIFDRKRKIRWAGIYGNKYISYFQ; this is encoded by the coding sequence TTGAAAAAAGGATTTTCTTTACCTTTATGGGTTGCTGGAGCTGCTAGGTCAGCATTAAAAAAACTGGTAGGTTTATCATTTGAAAATTATGAACTAATAAAAATTCCTAATGAAAAAAAAGAAATAAAAATCGAGATTCATTCTGTTGGTTTACTTAAAGATGACTCGCATGCGTTAGGAATTACCTTTGCAAAGTCAGGCTTAGATCTTGACATAACGCAAAACTTAGAAATATGGACAATAGCTTCTTTAGAAAAAATTTCTTTCAATAATCCTGTTCCAACAATTCCGATAAATATTATTGCAGGATCTGGTGTAGGTATAAAAGAAGATACGTCGGAGATATGTATTTCTAATTTTGCAAAAGAAGTGTTACATCAAAATTTATTAGATATCATTCCTGAGGGCTTTAATTTGAAATTAGAAATTATTTTCCCAAAGGGGGCTTTTTTAGCGGAAAGAACTAGTAATAAGTCATTTGGTATCGTTGATGGACTATCTATTATTGGTACTTCGGCTGAGACTTATTCGAGTGCTTCACCTGATCAGTTAGAAAAGGCTAAAGTTAATCTGGCAAAGTTAATTAAAAATGATTTTAAAGGGGAAGTCGTTTTTGTTATTGGTGAAAATGGGTTAAATTTGGCAAAAACTTATAATATTAATTTACCAATTATCAAAATTGGAAATTGGATAGGACCATTATTAGTTGAAGCTGCCATAAATAAAGTTAAAACTGTAATTCTTTTTGGTTATCACGGAAAATTAATTAAATTAGCAGGTGGTATTTTTCATACACATAATCATTTAGCTGATGCAAGAATTGAGATTCTTGTTTATTTAGCTGTTCAAGAAAAGGTACCTCCTGAAAAATTATTTGAATTATCTCAGTTAAATAATCTAGAGGATGCATTACTACTACTTGAAAGATTTAATCAATCTTTAGCTGATAAATTATTCCAGAATTTATCCAATATGATTGAAAAGCGCTCTTTTACTTATGTAAATAGGTATGTAAAAACTGATATGGAAATTGCATCAATCATTTTTGATAGAAAAAGGAAAATTAGATGGGCTGGAATTTACGGTAATAAGTATATTTCTTATTTTCAATAA
- a CDS encoding pyridoxal-phosphate-dependent aminotransferase family protein → MIPGPTPVPEKVLQALSKHPIGHRSKEFQDLVQSTTKNLQWLHQTQNDVLTITGSGTAAMEAGIINTLSRGDKVICGENGKFGERWVKVAKEFGLEVIKIDSEWGIPLDPEEFRKVLEEDKHKEIKAVILTHSETSTGVINDLETISSYIRKHNTALSIVDCVTSLGACNVPVDEWKLDIVASGSQKGYMIPPGLSFISMSQKAWEAAEKSNLPKFYLNLKSYKKSLQSNSNPYTPAVNLVFALDEALKMMREEGLDNIFRRHNKHKLAMSNAVKALNLKLFADEKYLSPSITAIKTEGMDAEEFRKTIKNNFDILLAGGQDHLKGKIFRVGHLGYVNDRDIITVVSAIGNTLLKMRKISAQQVGEALVVVSKYLEEK, encoded by the coding sequence ATGATTCCTGGACCCACACCAGTTCCAGAAAAAGTTTTACAAGCATTGAGTAAGCATCCAATAGGCCATCGCAGCAAAGAATTCCAAGACCTCGTACAGAGTACTACTAAAAATTTACAGTGGCTTCATCAAACTCAAAATGATGTTCTAACAATTACTGGTAGTGGGACAGCCGCAATGGAGGCTGGAATAATAAATACCTTAAGTAGAGGAGATAAAGTAATTTGTGGAGAAAATGGAAAATTTGGCGAAAGATGGGTAAAAGTTGCTAAAGAATTTGGTCTAGAAGTAATAAAAATTGATTCGGAATGGGGAATTCCGCTTGACCCAGAAGAATTTAGAAAAGTATTAGAGGAAGATAAACACAAAGAAATAAAGGCAGTTATTTTGACTCATTCTGAAACCTCAACAGGTGTCATTAATGATCTAGAAACTATAAGTTCATATATTCGTAAACACAACACAGCTTTATCAATTGTTGACTGCGTTACAAGTCTTGGTGCTTGCAATGTACCAGTAGATGAATGGAAATTAGATATAGTTGCTTCAGGTTCACAAAAGGGATATATGATACCTCCAGGTCTTAGTTTTATATCTATGAGCCAAAAAGCATGGGAAGCTGCAGAAAAATCTAATTTACCAAAATTTTACTTAAATTTAAAATCCTACAAAAAAAGTCTTCAAAGTAACAGTAATCCATATACTCCAGCAGTTAATTTGGTTTTTGCTTTAGATGAAGCTTTAAAAATGATGCGAGAAGAAGGCTTAGATAACATTTTTAGGAGACACAATAAACATAAACTAGCTATGAGCAATGCCGTAAAGGCTTTAAATCTAAAATTATTTGCTGATGAAAAATATTTAAGCCCTTCAATTACTGCAATAAAAACCGAAGGGATGGATGCTGAAGAATTTAGAAAAACAATAAAAAATAATTTTGATATTTTACTTGCTGGTGGTCAAGACCATTTGAAAGGGAAAATATTTAGAGTCGGACATTTAGGTTATGTTAATGATAGAGATATTATTACAG